The Halogranum gelatinilyticum genome contains a region encoding:
- a CDS encoding cation:proton antiporter codes for MAAGLAEIGLLFFGVAVAGVVAARIGLSVIPLYLVAGVVLGPNVAGAAGFFHVPNGEVATIFGELGIVLLLFFLGLEFSITRLLSARRQISAAGAVDMAINLPLGIALGLVLGWTFVEALLLGGIVYISSSAIITKSLIDLGWIANPESEPILGTLVFEDLVVAVYLAVVASLVVGGDGLVGTAMNVGVALGFLVVLVLAVYYGGQLFERVLKVDAEELFVLRVLGIAVPVAALALSLGVSEAVAAFFVGMGFSTTHHRERIESLLTPIRDVFAAAFFFWIGLGTDPSVVVQVAGLLAIAVVLTAPAKVISGYYGGRLFDLDQRRSFRTGVAMVTRGEFSLIIAATAVQGTGEVMTQVIPAFAVGYVLVMSLLGSVLMQYSDRLEGLVLRRGTSA; via the coding sequence ATGGCTGCCGGGCTAGCCGAAATCGGACTGTTGTTCTTCGGCGTCGCCGTCGCCGGTGTCGTCGCCGCGCGCATCGGGCTGTCGGTCATCCCGCTCTACCTCGTCGCTGGAGTGGTTCTCGGGCCGAACGTCGCCGGCGCGGCCGGGTTCTTCCACGTCCCGAACGGGGAAGTGGCGACCATCTTCGGGGAGCTGGGTATCGTCCTTCTGCTCTTCTTCCTCGGGCTGGAGTTCTCCATCACGCGGCTGTTGTCCGCACGGCGGCAGATCTCCGCGGCCGGAGCGGTCGACATGGCGATCAACCTCCCACTCGGAATCGCCCTCGGACTCGTCCTCGGCTGGACGTTCGTCGAAGCGCTCCTGCTCGGCGGCATCGTCTACATCTCCTCGTCGGCCATCATCACGAAGTCGCTCATCGACCTGGGATGGATTGCCAACCCCGAGAGCGAACCCATCCTCGGGACGCTGGTCTTCGAGGACCTCGTAGTCGCGGTCTATCTCGCCGTCGTCGCCTCGCTCGTCGTCGGCGGCGACGGTCTCGTCGGGACGGCGATGAACGTCGGCGTCGCGCTCGGCTTCCTCGTCGTCCTCGTCCTCGCCGTCTACTACGGCGGCCAGCTGTTCGAGCGCGTCCTGAAGGTCGACGCCGAGGAGCTGTTCGTACTGCGCGTGCTCGGCATCGCCGTGCCCGTCGCCGCCCTCGCGCTCTCACTCGGGGTGAGTGAGGCCGTCGCGGCCTTCTTCGTCGGCATGGGCTTCTCGACGACGCACCACCGCGAGCGCATCGAGTCGCTGCTGACGCCCATCCGCGACGTGTTCGCCGCGGCGTTCTTCTTCTGGATCGGCCTGGGGACGGATCCCAGTGTCGTCGTGCAGGTGGCCGGACTGCTCGCCATCGCGGTCGTCCTGACCGCACCCGCGAAGGTCATCAGCGGCTACTACGGCGGGCGGCTGTTCGACCTCGACCAGCGGCGGTCGTTCCGCACGGGCGTCGCCATGGTCACGCGCGGGGAGTTCTCGCTGATCATCGCCGCGACCGCGGTGCAGGGGACCGGCGAGGTGATGACGCAGGTGATTCCGGCGTTCGCCGTCGGCTACGTTCTCGTGATGAGCCTCCTCGGGTCGGTGCTGATGCAGTACTCCGACCGCCTCGAAGGACTCGTCTTGCGGCGCGGTACGTCGGCCTGA
- a CDS encoding cation:proton antiporter regulatory subunit, with protein sequence MTIYESDLPGVGKKHEIELGDGSRLVIVTHNTGRREVYKRPTPDDDSERLFELSDDLARQVGTILEGAYFQPVKSERIETLLGGNTVLEWVDVDEGSTIAGKTLAETDVRRQFGISIIAIQRGPDTIPSPGGNTTIETGDTLVVLGPRDGCRSFIGHIAGTED encoded by the coding sequence ATGACTATCTACGAGAGCGACCTTCCCGGCGTCGGAAAGAAACACGAGATCGAACTCGGTGACGGATCACGGCTCGTCATCGTGACGCACAACACCGGCCGACGGGAAGTGTACAAGCGGCCCACACCCGACGACGACTCCGAACGGCTGTTCGAGCTGTCGGACGACCTCGCCCGACAGGTCGGGACCATCCTCGAAGGCGCGTACTTCCAGCCCGTGAAGAGCGAGCGGATCGAGACACTGCTCGGCGGCAACACCGTCTTGGAGTGGGTCGACGTCGACGAAGGGTCGACGATTGCGGGCAAGACGCTCGCGGAAACGGACGTCCGCCGGCAGTTCGGCATCTCCATCATCGCCATCCAGCGCGGGCCGGACACCATCCCGAGTCCGGGCGGTAACACGACCATCGAGACGGGCGACACGCTGGTCGTCCTCGGCCCACGAGACGGCTGCCGGTCGTTCATCGGCCACATCGCGGGCACCGAGGACTGA
- a CDS encoding diacylglycerol/polyprenol kinase family protein — protein sequence MSEIGRRLVHVSGTALPGLYLLDLVSWTQLGYLLVFGSLVVAVLEVLRLQVGLDWWIYRELTREYEQDNPAGYALYFFSMTAVALVFAPYVAIPGMLMLTIGDPISGILGSNDAGTAKQAGVLLAMFGVCFALAWPFVDGATSSFPIAVAAAGLGALGATLADGLKPVVAGYVVDDNLSIPPAAAVGIWLVLTLGA from the coding sequence GTGAGCGAAATCGGTCGGCGGCTCGTCCACGTCAGCGGCACTGCCCTGCCCGGGCTCTACCTGCTGGACTTGGTCTCGTGGACGCAGCTCGGCTACCTGCTCGTCTTCGGGTCGCTCGTCGTGGCCGTCCTCGAAGTGCTGCGGCTGCAGGTCGGACTCGACTGGTGGATCTACCGCGAACTCACCCGCGAGTACGAGCAGGACAACCCCGCGGGCTACGCGCTGTACTTCTTCAGCATGACCGCCGTCGCGCTCGTCTTCGCCCCCTACGTCGCCATTCCGGGGATGTTGATGCTGACCATCGGCGACCCCATCAGCGGAATTCTCGGGTCGAACGACGCCGGGACGGCCAAGCAGGCGGGCGTCCTGCTCGCCATGTTCGGCGTCTGTTTCGCGCTGGCGTGGCCGTTCGTCGACGGCGCGACGTCGTCATTCCCTATCGCCGTCGCCGCGGCGGGGCTGGGCGCGCTCGGCGCGACGCTCGCAGACGGGCTGAAGCCGGTGGTCGCGGGCTACGTCGTCGACGACAACCTCTCGATTCCGCCGGCCGCGGCGGTCGGTATCTGGCTCGTGCTGACGCTGGGAGCCTAA